In Dryobates pubescens isolate bDryPub1 chromosome 8, bDryPub1.pri, whole genome shotgun sequence, a genomic segment contains:
- the TLX1 gene encoding T-cell leukemia homeobox protein 1, giving the protein MEHLGAHHLHQGQAEPISFGIDQILNTSEPGSCMVSHPRLQDSADYGLGCIVGSAYNTVTGGYGASSGSAGAYTGTSCSMGGLPGSYNVNMAVSMNGNSLSSAGGVIRVPAHRPVAGGVHQPLSAAVPAVNGMNSLTGLTFPWMESNRRYTKDRFTGHPYQNRTPPKKKKPRTSFTRLQICELEKRFHRQKYLASAERAALAKALKMTDAQVKTWFQNRRTKWRRQTAEEREAERQQANRILMQLQQEAFQKTINQPIQADPICVHNSSLFALQNLQPWSDDSTKITSVTSVASACE; this is encoded by the exons ATGGAGCACCTCGGAGCTCACCACCTGCACCAAGGCCAAGCCGAGCCCATCAGCTTCGGCATCGATCAGATCCTCAACACGTCGGAGCCGGGCAGCTGCATGGTCTCGCACCCCCGGCTGCAGGACTCTGCGGACTACGGGCTGGGCTGCATCGTGGGCAGCGCCTACAACACGGTTACGGGTGGCTACGGGGCGAGCAGCGGGTCTGCTGGCGCCTACACCGGCACCTCCTGTAGCATGGGCGGCCTGCCCGGCTCCTACAACGTGAACATGGCGGTGAGCATGAACGGCAACTCCTTGAGCTCGGCCGGGGGGGTGATCCGCGTTCCGGCACATCGCCCGGTAGCCGGCGGCGTGCACCAGCCCCTCTCCGCCGCGGTGCCGGCGGTGAACGGCATGAACAGTCTCACTGGGCTCACCTTTCCCTGGATGGAGAGCAACAGGCGATACACAAAAGACAGGTTCACAG GTCACCCGTACCAGAACCGCACGCCCCCCAAGAAGAAGAAGCCGCGCACCTCCTTCACTCGCCTGCAGATCTGCGAGCTGGAGAAGCGCTTCCACCGACAGAAGTATTTAGCCTCGGCCGAGCGCGCTGCCCTGGCCAAGGCCCTCAAGATGACGGACGCCCAGGTGAAGACCTGGTTCCAGAACAGGCGCACCaagtggag GAGGCAGACAGCAGAGGAGCGGGAGGCTGAGCGGCAGCAAGCAAATCGCATCCtcatgcagctgcagcaggaagccttCCAGAAAACCATCAACCAGCCCATCCAAGCTGACCCCATCTGTGTCCATAACTCCTCTCTCTTCGCCCTCCAGAACCTCCAGCCTTGGTCTGATGACTCCACCAAGATCACCAGTGTCACCTCTGTTGCCTCTGCTTGTGAATAA